A region of Granulicella sibirica DNA encodes the following proteins:
- the pgm gene encoding phosphoglucomutase (alpha-D-glucose-1,6-bisphosphate-dependent) has protein sequence MAAEGAAKNTPGKQPLPSTLVNISRLITAYYSLKPDVSIPAQKVAFGTSGHRGSSFATSFNETHIAAITQAICEFRKEDGTTGPLFLAQDTHALSEPAFATALEVLAANGVDTMIDPELAYTPTPALSHAILTYNRGRKFNFADGIVITPSHNPPEDGGFKYNPPSGGPADTTATKWIENRANELIAANLEGVKRIPYSKALSASSTHKHDYTTAYVEDLKSVIDFDVLKGSTLKLAVDPLGGAGVFYWPRIVERYGLGLEVLNPNVDATFRFMTCDWDGKVRMDCSSPFAMASMIANKEKYDVAFAADTDHDRHGIVTSTSGLLNPNHYLAVCIQYLFTNRPQWSPEVGIGKTLVSSSMIDRVAKGLGRPMLEVPVGFKWFVDGLIDGTLGFVGEESAGATFLRRNGQVWTTDKDGLIPGLLAAEMTARTGKDPGLHYADLTAKYGAPVYQRIDAAATKDQKAKLGKLSPAQVTAKELAGEPITSILTEAPGNHAPIGGLKVTTENGWFAARPSGTEDVYKIYAESFLGEDHLKKIQGEAQALVGAAIA, from the coding sequence ATGGCAGCAGAAGGCGCAGCAAAGAACACTCCAGGCAAGCAGCCGCTCCCCTCCACGCTGGTCAACATCTCCCGCCTGATCACGGCGTACTACTCTTTGAAACCGGATGTCTCCATCCCCGCCCAGAAAGTAGCCTTCGGCACCAGCGGCCATCGCGGAAGCTCCTTCGCCACCTCCTTCAACGAGACCCACATCGCCGCCATCACCCAGGCGATCTGTGAATTCCGAAAGGAAGACGGCACCACCGGCCCCCTCTTCCTCGCCCAGGACACTCACGCCCTCTCCGAGCCCGCCTTCGCCACTGCCCTCGAAGTCCTCGCCGCCAACGGCGTCGACACCATGATCGACCCCGAACTCGCCTATACGCCCACCCCCGCCCTCTCGCACGCCATCCTCACCTACAACCGCGGCCGCAAGTTCAACTTCGCCGACGGCATCGTCATCACCCCATCCCACAACCCACCCGAGGACGGCGGCTTCAAATACAACCCCCCAAGCGGCGGCCCGGCCGACACCACCGCCACCAAGTGGATCGAGAACCGCGCCAACGAGCTCATCGCCGCGAACCTCGAGGGCGTCAAGCGAATCCCCTACTCCAAAGCCCTCTCCGCCAGCTCAACCCACAAGCACGACTACACCACCGCCTACGTCGAGGACCTCAAGAGCGTCATCGACTTCGACGTCCTCAAAGGCTCGACCCTCAAGCTCGCCGTCGACCCCCTTGGCGGAGCCGGCGTCTTTTACTGGCCACGCATTGTCGAGCGCTATGGCCTCGGCCTCGAAGTCCTGAACCCCAACGTCGACGCCACCTTCCGCTTCATGACCTGCGACTGGGACGGCAAGGTCCGCATGGACTGCTCCAGCCCCTTCGCCATGGCCTCGATGATCGCGAACAAGGAAAAGTACGACGTAGCCTTCGCCGCCGACACCGACCACGACCGCCACGGCATCGTCACCAGCACCTCCGGCCTCCTCAACCCCAACCACTACCTTGCCGTCTGCATCCAGTACCTCTTCACCAACCGTCCCCAGTGGAGCCCCGAGGTCGGCATCGGCAAGACCCTCGTCAGCTCCAGCATGATCGACCGCGTCGCCAAAGGCCTCGGACGTCCCATGCTCGAAGTCCCCGTCGGCTTCAAGTGGTTCGTCGACGGCCTCATCGACGGAACCCTCGGCTTCGTCGGCGAGGAGTCTGCCGGAGCGACCTTCCTCCGCCGCAACGGTCAGGTCTGGACGACCGACAAAGACGGCCTCATCCCCGGCCTCCTCGCCGCCGAGATGACCGCGCGCACCGGCAAGGATCCCGGCCTCCACTACGCCGACCTCACCGCGAAGTACGGCGCCCCCGTCTACCAGCGCATCGACGCCGCCGCCACGAAAGACCAGAAAGCCAAGCTGGGCAAGCTCTCTCCCGCCCAGGTGACAGCAAAGGAGCTAGCCGGAGAGCCCATTACGTCCATCCTCACCGAAGCTCCCGGCAACCACGCCCCCATCGGCGGCCTCAAGGTCACGACCGAAAACGGCTGGTTCGCCGCCCGTCCAAGCGGCACCGAGGATGTCTACAAGATCTACGCCGAAAGCTTCCTCGGCGAGGATCACCTCAAGAAGATCCAGGGCGAGGCCCAGGCTCTCGTCGGAGCCGCCATCGCCTGA
- a CDS encoding MFS transporter — MPLETPDTAPPTEGLNPAPASTSGLAPLSIPLFRDRWIASTISNLGTWMQDTAGTWLMTSLTASPLLIALMQTAASLPIFFLGLLAGATADIFDRRKLLIFWQTWMLVSVALLAVFTFLGHISPWALLAFTFLLNVGSAMNNPAWQAIVPELVPRALIPDTVTLNAASNNIARAVGPAIGGLMVAAFKSPHAGAGWVFFLNAASFAGVIWVLVNWKRMPLFKSALPSERIAGSIRSGLRYIRYSPPLQASLLRVFLFTFFVSAVWSLLALVAKRDLHQGALGYGILNGALGVGALIGASTLPRVRRKVPADTIITFATVAYVVTLLILAFVKSPPIVIGILVVAGYAWTSTMSTLNVSVQLSVPAWVQARALGAYLMTFQGGLALGSILWGFVAEHTSTPTALVASSIGLTLSLPIALRFHILRGAMPDLTPYQWKNPPPILAHFDGVPDEQPTAGPVRISVEYVIPIAHYAEFTRIIHQFRDVRLRDGAIRWGIFRDAQNPELLNETFVMESWLDYLRSRERLTTADMAIRDRLRAMHSLDQPPHITHQLYAREVPLDAPQTTH; from the coding sequence ATGCCGCTCGAAACCCCTGATACCGCGCCGCCGACCGAAGGTTTGAACCCCGCGCCTGCTTCCACAAGCGGCCTTGCGCCGTTGTCGATTCCGTTGTTTCGCGACCGGTGGATTGCGAGCACGATCTCGAACCTGGGGACGTGGATGCAGGATACGGCGGGGACTTGGCTGATGACGTCGCTGACGGCGAGCCCCCTGCTGATCGCGCTGATGCAGACGGCGGCGAGCCTGCCGATCTTTTTCCTGGGGCTGCTGGCGGGGGCTACGGCCGATATCTTCGACCGGCGGAAGCTGCTGATCTTCTGGCAGACGTGGATGCTGGTTTCGGTGGCGCTGCTGGCGGTGTTTACGTTTCTGGGGCATATCTCGCCGTGGGCTCTGCTGGCGTTTACGTTCCTGCTGAACGTCGGGTCGGCGATGAATAATCCGGCGTGGCAGGCGATCGTGCCGGAGCTTGTGCCTCGGGCGCTGATTCCGGATACGGTGACGCTGAATGCGGCCTCGAACAATATCGCGCGGGCGGTGGGGCCGGCGATCGGCGGGCTGATGGTGGCGGCGTTCAAGAGTCCGCATGCCGGGGCGGGGTGGGTGTTCTTTTTGAATGCGGCTTCGTTCGCGGGGGTGATCTGGGTTCTGGTGAACTGGAAGCGGATGCCGCTGTTCAAGTCGGCGCTGCCTTCGGAGCGGATCGCGGGGTCGATCCGGTCGGGGCTGCGGTATATCCGGTACTCGCCGCCACTGCAGGCTTCGCTGCTGCGGGTGTTTCTGTTTACGTTTTTTGTGTCGGCGGTGTGGTCTCTGCTGGCGCTCGTGGCCAAGCGGGATCTGCACCAGGGGGCGCTTGGATACGGCATTCTGAACGGTGCGCTTGGGGTGGGGGCTCTGATTGGGGCTTCGACGCTCCCGCGCGTGCGCCGGAAGGTTCCGGCCGACACGATCATTACCTTCGCGACTGTGGCTTACGTCGTCACGCTGCTGATTCTGGCGTTTGTGAAGTCGCCACCCATTGTGATCGGGATCCTGGTGGTGGCAGGGTATGCGTGGACGAGCACGATGTCGACGCTGAATGTGAGCGTGCAGCTTTCGGTCCCGGCGTGGGTGCAGGCGCGGGCGCTTGGGGCGTACCTGATGACGTTCCAGGGTGGGCTGGCGCTGGGGTCGATTCTCTGGGGGTTTGTTGCCGAACATACTTCGACGCCGACTGCTCTTGTGGCGTCGTCGATCGGGCTCACGCTCTCGTTGCCGATCGCTCTGCGGTTCCACATCCTGCGCGGGGCGATGCCGGACCTGACGCCCTACCAATGGAAGAACCCGCCGCCGATTCTCGCGCACTTCGATGGCGTTCCGGATGAGCAGCCGACGGCGGGGCCGGTCCGGATTTCGGTCGAGTATGTGATTCCGATTGCGCATTACGCCGAGTTCACGCGCATCATTCACCAGTTCCGCGATGTGCGGCTGCGGGATGGGGCGATTCGCTGGGGGATCTTTCGCGATGCGCAGAATCCGGAACTTCTGAACGAGACGTTCGTGATGGAATCGTGGCTGGACTACCTGCGCTCGCGGGAGAGGCTGACCACGGCGGATATGGCGATTCGTGATCGCCTCCGCGCGATGCACTCGCTGGACCAGCCGCCGCACATCACGCACCAGCTTTATGCGCGCGAAGTTCCGCTGGATGCGCCACAAACCACCCACTGA